One region of Chanodichthys erythropterus isolate Z2021 chromosome 24, ASM2448905v1, whole genome shotgun sequence genomic DNA includes:
- the LOC137014551 gene encoding histone H2B-like translates to MPEPAKSAPKKGSKKAVTKTAGKGGKKRRKSRKESYAIYVYKVLKQVHPDTGISSKAMGIMNSFVNDIFERIAGESSRLAHYNKRSTITSREIQTAVRLLLPGELAKHAVSEGTKAVTKYTSSK, encoded by the coding sequence ATGCCTGAACCAGCAAAGTCCGCGCCTAAGAAGGGCTCCAAGAAGGCCGTCACGAAGACCGCCGGTAAGGGAGGAAAGAAGCGCAGAAAGTCCAGGAAGGAGAGCTACGCTATCTACGTCTACAAAGTCCTGAAGCAGGTTCATCCTGACACCGGCATCTCTTCCAAGGCGATGGGCATCATGAACTCTTTCGTCAACGACATCTTCGAGCGCATCGCCGGTGAGTCGTCTCGTCTCGCTCACTACAACAAGCGCTCCACCATCACTTCTAGAGAGATCCAGACCGCCGTGCGTCTGCTGCTGCCCGGAGAGCTGGCCAAACACGCCGTGTCCGAGGGCACCAAGGCCGTTACCAAGTACACCAGCTCCAAGTAG